In Gammaproteobacteria bacterium, the genomic stretch GCTCCTGGCCATGCCCTGGCTTCGCTGCAGGCGCGCACTGCAGGATGAGATCATGTATCTTCACCAGCAACCTTACATGTTCGATACCAGTGTCGTTAAGAATATCGCCCATGCCCTGCCGAGGTTCTCGAGTCCCGTGAACCGAGACCGTATCGACGAAACGCTGCTCCGTTCATTGGCTGAGCGGCACCTGCAGCTCGAGGGCGGCAGACTGAATCCGGTGACCCGGGATACCGTCGCGGACAATGTCTCGGCGTTCCGACTCGCCACGGCCTCGCGACACCACAAGGCATGAACCCGCCGGGCCGCGACGAGATCACGGCGGTGGTCCTCGCGGGCGGTCGC encodes the following:
- a CDS encoding ATP-binding cassette domain-containing protein, with the translated sequence MTDGFDIRFIDIAKRYRGRNVLDGVDISLGRGQCTLLSGVNGTGKTLKIMAGLGRPDRGTIDTGLLAMPWLRCRRALQDEIMYLHQQPYMFDTSVVKNIAHALPRFSSPVNRDRIDETLLRSLAERHLQLEGGRLNPVTRDTVADNVSAFRLATASRHHKA